The genomic interval CCAGGTCCGCGGCGGAGACGACCGGGGCGACGCCTGCCAGCATCGGGGCGAAGTCGTAGCCGGCGCCGCCCGCGTCGGCGGCGGCCCGGTCGATCACGGAGGAGTGCGGCAGGATGTCGCCCGCGGCGAGGAGCGTGAACGGGCGGGGCCCCTCGGCGTCCTGGCCGCCGGCCCCCCGGGCCGCGGCGGGGTGTCCGTTCGGCGCGGGGGCCGTGGGCTGCTGCCCGGTGCAGCCGGTGGCCGCGGCGAGCAGAAGGGCGATGGCGGCCACGGTGCCCGGTCGGATGCGCTGCGTCATCTGCTCGACTCCATGTTCGGATGATTACGACCATCCGACTACACAGATATTCATACCGGATAGGCAAGGAGCATTGCCGCATACCTAGCTGAACTGGTCGTACCGGCCGACCCCGACGGCCCCTCGACCGTTCACCGCACCATTCGCCGCACTGAGCGACCGCTCGTCGCACGCCTCGGCGCACCGCCTGTTCCCGCGCCGCCGAATGCGTTCGTATACGCCAAGTCGGCAACGAGGCCGCCAGGGGCCGCGGCGGGAGAGGGCGTTCATGAAGACCACCACGACGACCGATGAGCGGACCCTTGCCGAGTTGCAGCGGGAACACGGCCCCGCGCTGTTCCACTTCCTCCTCGGCCTGACCTTCGGGGACCGGCAGCGGGCCGAGGACCTGGTGCAGGAGACCCTGGTGCGCGCCTGGCAGCACCCCGAGGCCTTCGACGCGCCCTACGCGTCGATGCGGCCGTGGCTGTTCACCGTGGGGCGCCGCCTCGCCATCGACGCGCGGCGCTCCCGGCAGGCCCGTCCCGTCGAGGTCAGCGACACCGTGCTGGCAAGCACCCCGGACGCCCTGGACACCGCGGACTCGGCCGTCCGCGCCCTGGACGTCCGGGAGGCGGTCCGCACCCTCAGCCCCGAGCACCGTGCGGTGCTGGTGCAGATCTACTTCCGCGGGCTGAGCGTCGGCGAGACGGCCGAGGCGCTCGGCATCCCCGCGGGGACCGTCAAGTCCCGCTCGTACTACGCCCTGCGGGTCCTCGCGCGGACGCTGCCCGGCTACTCCCGCAGGTCCTCCGCGTTGAGCAGCGCCAGCAGGGCGGAGGCCTCGGCCATCTCCACGTAGACCCCGACGCAGCCGTCACAGCCCCGGAGGTGGCGGGCGACCCTGCGGGTCTCCTCGGCGTCCAGGGCGTCCAGGACGTACGCGCCCAGCAGCAGGCGCACATGCGGGTCGTCGCCGGGGTCGACACTCATTCACTGCCTCGCATCTCCTGGGCGATCCTCCCCTTCTGCCCACGCGGGGCGCCCGCCCCCGGTTCAATGCTGCGTGAAGCCCGGCACCGAGCAAGGAAAGAGGCGAGACGGGATGCGTCCCGAGGATACGGATGGGACCGGTGGGAACGGGCTCCGGGTACCGATGACCTGGCTGTCCACCGAGTATCTCGCCGACGACCTGTTACGGACCGGCGATCTGATGGAACCGACGACCCTGGAGTTCCGGGCGGGGCGCGAAGCCCTCGCGCTGACGATCTTCCTGTGCGGAGTCCCCCGGGACGCTCCCGCTCCCCGGGCCCTGCCCGGACCGCGGGTCGACGAGCTGCGGCTCCTCACGGCGTACGAGTGCACCTGGCGCGCCTGGGTCTGCGAGCGGCTGGCGGAGGCGGGACGGAACACCGGGCCCGGCGACCCCGATCTGGCGTTGGCGCGGGCGGCCTGGCGGTGGCTGGAGGAGACCGAACTGCTCGCGGCGGACCTCGACGCGATCGGCCCCGGGTGCTGGGAGACCGACAACCAGGAGGTCCGCGTCTGGACGCCCGCCTGGCAGTTGGGGCTGCCGCTGGGACATCTGGCCGTCCGCCTGTGCTGATCCCCTGCTTCAGGAACCGTGCACCCCGGCACGGTACTTGGGCAGCCGCAGCGTGATCTTCATGCCTGCCCCGACGCCGGTCTCGATGACCAGGCCGTAGTCGTCGCCGTAGACCTGACGCAGCCGCTCGTCCACGTTGAGCAGGCCGATGCCGGTGGAGGCGCCGCCCTCGCCGCGCAGGATCTGCCGCAGCCGTTCGGGGTCCATGCCCGTTCCGTCGTCCTCGATGACCACCTCGGCCTCGGAGCCGGCGTCCAGGGCGCTGATGGTGATGCGGCTGCGGGTGACCGCGCCTTCCAGGCCGTGCTTGACGGCGTTCTCCACCAGCGGCTGGAGGCACAGGAACGGCAGTGCGACGGGCAGCACCTCGGGGGCGACCTGGAGGGTCACGGCGAGGCGTTCGCCGAAGCGGGCGCGGACGAGGGCCAGATACTGGTCGATGGAGTGCAGTTCGTCCGCCAGCGTGGTGAACTCCCCGTGCCTGCGGAACGAGTAGCGGGTGAAGTCGGCGAACTCCAGAAGCAGTTCGCGGGCCTGTTCGGGGTCTGTCCGGACGAACGAGGCGATGGCGGCGAGTGAGTTGAAGATGAAGTGCGGGGAGATCTGCGCCCGCAGGGCCTTGATCTCCGCCTCGATGAGCTGGGTGCGGGAGCGGTCCAGCTCGGCCAGCTCCAGCTGGACGCAGACCCAGCGGGCCACCTCCCCCGCCGCCCGGGCCAGCACCGCCGACTCGCGCGGGGCGTAGGCGACCAGCGCGCCCAGGACCCGGTTCTCGACGGTGAGCGGAACGGCGACGGCCCAGCGCAGCGGGCAGTCGAGGTCGGCGCAGCCGCTGTCGAAGGCGGTGCGGCGGCCGTTGTCCAGGAGCAGCTTCAGGTGCTCCATGACGTCCTTGCCGTGGTGGTGCCCGGCGCCGTCCCAGACCAGCACCCGGTCCCGGTCGGTGAGGCAGAGGGCGTCGGTGCCGAGCAGGGAGCGCAGCCGGCGGGCGGCGCGCCGGGCGCTCTCCTCGGTGAGGCCGGCCCGCAGTGGCGGGGCGGCCAGCGACGCGGTGTGCAGGGTCTCGAACGTGGCGTGCTCGACGGGCGTGCCGACGTCGCTGGGGCGCAGCGGTCGGGCGGTGCGGCGGCCCACCAGATATCCGGTGCCGAGCAGCAGCAGGGCCGGCACCACGACGAGAACGGCGATCGCGGCCCCGGTCATCGTTCCCGCCCCGCGGCGGACCGCGCCGAGGAGAGTGCCTCGGGGAGGTGGAAGCGGGTCATGGCGGCGTTGGTGCCCGGGGGTATCCGCCCCGGGGTGGCGAGCGAGACGAGGATCATCGCGAGGAATCCCACGGGGACGGACCAGACGGCGGGCCAGGCGAGCAGGGCGTGCGGCCAGCCCGGCGGGCGTACGGCTCCGCTGACGGTGATGGCCACCGCGACGAGGGCGGAGCCGCCGCCCAGCAGGAGCCCCGCGACGGCCCCGGGCGGGGTGAGCCGCCGCCACCAGATGCCGAGGACGAGCAGCGGGCAGAAGGAGGAGGCGGAGACGGCGAAGGCCATGCCCACCGCGTCGGCCACCGGTACCCGGCTCACCAGCAGGGAACCGGCGAGCGGTACGGCGATGGCCAGGACGGTGGCGAGTCGGAAGTGGCGGACCCCGCGCGAGGGCAGGACGTCCTGGGTGATGACTCCGGCGACGGCCATGGTGAGCCCGGAGGCGGTGGACAGGAAGGCGGCGAACGCCCCGCCGGCGATCAGCGCCCCGAGGAGGTCGCCGCCGAGTCCGCCGATGACGCGGGCGGGCAGCAGGAGGACGGCGGCGTCCGCGTCTCCGCCGTACCGCAGTTCGGGCGTGTAGAGCCGGCCGAGGGCTCCGTAGATCGGCGGCAGCAGGTAGAAGAGGCCGACCAGGGCGAGGACGGCGACGGTGGTGCGGCGGGCGTCGCGGCCGTTGGGGCTGGTGTAGAAGCGGACGACGACGTGCGGCAGACCCATGGTGCCGAGGAAGGTCGCCACGATCAGCCCGTAGGTGGCGTACAGCGGATGGTCGGCGCGGAAGACGGCGAGCTGTTCGTCGAAGCTGACCCGGGGGCGGCCGTCGCCCTGCCAGGCGAGCACCAGGAAGAGGGCGGGGACCAGGAGCGCGGTGAGTTTCAGCCAGTACTGGAAGACCTGGACGAAGGTGATGGAGCGCATGCCACCGGCGGCGACGGCGGCGGTCACGACGGTGGCGACGAGGACGTCGCCGAGCCACCCCGGAGCGCCCGTGAGGATCTTGAGGGTGAGTCCGGCGCCCTGGAGCTGGGGCACGAGGTAGAGCCAGCCCGCGCCGACGACGAGGGCGCTGACCAGTCGGCGGACCTGCCGTGATTCGAGCCGTCCCTCGGCGAAGTCCGGCAGGGTGTACGCCCCCGAGCGGCGCAGCGGGGCGGCGACGAAGACCAGGAGCACCAGGTATCCGGCGGTGTAGCCGACCGGGTACCAGAGCATGTCGGGGCCGTGGACGAGGACGAGCCCGGCGACGCCGAGGAAGGAGGCGGCGGAGAGGTATTCGCCGCTGATCGCGGCGGCGTTGAGGCGGGGCCGCACGGTGCGCGAGGCGACGTAGAAGTCGGAGGTCGTACGGGAGATGCGCAGGCCGAAGCCGCCGACGAGGACGGTGGCGAGGACGACGAGGGCGACCGCCACCCAGGACGCCATGTGATCGGGGGTGCTCACGGGGCGGGGCGGCCCTCCACCAGCCGGGCGAAGTCGCGTTCGTTGCGCTCCGCCCTGCGGACGTACCACCAGGCGGCCAGGGTGAGCGGCGGGTAGGTGGCGAAGCCGAGCACCGCCCAGACGAGGGCGGAGCTGTCCAGCGCGGCGAAGAGGAGCGGCAGGGTGCCCGCGACGAGGGCGAGGACGCCGAACACGGTGAGCCCGGCGCGCAGTTGGCCGCGCATCAGCGATCGCACATAGGCGCCGCCGAGGGCGGTCTGCTCGTCGATCTCCGACTGGGTGCGGTAACGGGGCAGCGGGCGCACCCGCCGCGGCTCCCCCGTGACCACTTCACGCCGGGGCGATGGCTCTGCGGACATGGGCTCGGAGTGTAGGCGTCGGCGGGCCGTGCTGGGAAGGGTTCGGCGAAGAACCCCCCAGGTCAGCGGCTGCCCGGGCGCATCAGGAGGTCGCGCAGGGCACGGGTGTGGCGGCGGCTGACGGCCAGCTCCGCCTCCCCGATGCGCACGCTCATGCTGCCCGCGTCCAGGCGCAGCTCGTCGATCCGGCCGAGCGCCACGAGGTGGCGGCGGTGGATCCGGACGAAGCCCCGGGAGCGCCACCGCTCCTCCAGGGTGGTGAGCGGGATGCGGACGAGGTGGCTGCCGGTGGCGGTATGGAGGCGGGCGTAGTCGCCCTGCGCCTCGGCGTACGCGATCTCGTCGATGGGGATGAAACGGATGACGCCGCCCAGCTCGACCGGGATCTGGTCGCCCGCGCTGTCGTGGACGGGTGCGGACCGGTCCCCCACCTGCTCGGCGACCCGTCGGACGGCTTCGGCGAGGCGCTCGCGGCGGACCGGTTTCAGGACGTAGTCGACGGCCTTGAGGTCGAAGGCGTGGACGGCGAAGCCCTCGTGCGCGGTGACGAAGACGATGAGCGGCGGCGCGGCGAAGCCGGCGAGGAGCTGGGCGACGTCGAGGCCGGTGAGACCGGCCATGTGGATGTCGAGGAAGACCACGTCGATCGCCGACGGATCGTCGGGGCCCGCGTCCACCGCGCCACCGATGCGGCGCAGTGCCTCGGTCGCGCCGGTGGCGCCCTCGGCGCTGCGGACACGGGGGTCGGCGCGCAGGAGGTAGAGGAGTTCCTCCAGGGCGGGTTGTTCGTCGTCGACGGCGAGTACGCGCAGCATGAGGCCGGAGTTTAGGGGGTGCGGGGCGGATCAGGGCCGGGGCCGGGGCGTGAACGAATCCCGGGTTGTACCCGTACCGCGGCACCACGGACTCACGGACTCACTTCAGGAACTTGGAGAGCCTGCGGTCCGCGAGCGGCTTCCCGCCGGTCTGGCAGGTGGGGCAGTACTGCAGCGAGGAGTCGCTGAAGGAGACCTCCAGGATGGTGTCCCCGCAGACCGGGCAGGCCTCCCCGGTGCGCCCGTGGACCCGCATCCCGGTCTTCTTCTCGGACTTGAGCTTTCCGGCCTCCACCCCGCTGGAGCGGGTCACGGCGTCCTTGAGCGTGGTGCGCAGCGCGGTGTAGAGGCGGGTGATGTCGTCCTCGTCGAGGTCGGCGGTCCGTTTGAACGGGGACATCTTCGCGACGTGCAGGATCTCGTCGCTGTAGGCGTTGCCGATGCCCGCGATGAGTGACTGGTCGCGCAGTGCGCCCTTGATCTGGCGGCGCTCACCGGCGAGCAGCGCGGCGAACGCGTCGCGGTCGAAGGCGTCGGCGAGGGGGTCGGGGCCGAGGCGGGCGATTCCGGGGACGTCCACGGGGTCGTGGACGAGGTGGACGGAGAGGCGTTTCCTGGTGCCCATCTCGGTCAGGTCGAAGCCGTCGTCGTCGACGGTGATCAGGCGCAGGGCGAGGGGTCCCTTGCCGGGGCGGGGCGGGGCGGCCGGGAAGGAGTCCTTCCAGCGGAGCCAGCCGGCCCGGGCCAGGTGGGTGCACAGGTGGAGGCCATCCGCCTCGATGTCGAGGAACTTGCCGTGGCGGGTGACCGAGGTGACGGCCGTGCCCTCCAGGGCGGTCAGCGGCGGGTCGTACGTCTTCAGGACGCTGATCGCCAGCGGGAGGACGCGGGCGATCTCCTTGCCGACGAGGTGGTCGTCGAGGAAGACCCGCAGGGCTTCGACTTCGGGCAGTTCGGGCATGGCTCCAGAGTGCCGCAGCCGGTGGGCGGCTGCCTGTCAGGACAACGGTGCGCGGTCCGTGCCGGTGATGGCGGCGCCCAGCTCCGTGAACTCCTCCTCGACCGCGGCGGCGAGCCGGTCGAGGTCGGGCAGCGCCTTGCCGTCGGCAACCAGTCCCACGTGCACCCGGCCGCCGTAGGTGGTCAGGGCGACCGCCAGGGACTGGCCCCGGGCCAGCGGGGCCATGGGGTAGAGGGCGGTCAACGGGCAGCCGCCCAGCGAGAGCGCGGAGCGGGGCAGCGGCACGCTGGTGACCAGCACGTCGAAGAGCATACGGGCGGCGTTGGCCGCCAGTGGCGCGCCGAACCGGTGGGCCAGCGGGGGCAGTTGGTCGGCCAGTACGGCGACGGCTCCGGCGCCCTTCAGGGGACCGGCCGCCTTGTTGCGGTCCATCGCCGTCCGGACCGCCCGGAGCCGCCCGCGCGGGTCGGCCTCGGCGACCGGCAGGTCGAGCAGATAGGCGGAGAGCCGGTTGCCGGTGGTGGAGTGGCCACCGGGCCGGCGGCGGGAGACGGGGACCAGGGCGCGCGGGTCGGCGGCGGACAGCGGTTCACCGCGCCCGGCCATCCAGCGGCGCAGCGCACCGGCGACGACGGCGAGGAGGATGTCGTTGGCGGTGCCGCCCTCGGCGCGCCGGATCCGCTGGAGGTCCCCGGCGTCGAGGTCGGCGGTGGCCAGGCGGCGGGTGCCGCTGGAGGGTGCGGTGAAGGCGGTCGTGGAGCGCAGGTCGAGGCGGCCCGCGCGGACGACGGAGGCCCCCACGCCGAGCGCCCGGCCGACCTCGCCGATCCGGCCGAGGGCCATGCCCGCCATCTCCCGGGGGTCGGGCAGCCAGGAGCGGGGCGGGACGGCGGGGCGGCCCCGGGCAGCGGGGCGGGCGCTGGTGACGGCGGCGATCTCGTCGAAGATCCCGGCCCCGATGGCGACCGCCCGCATCCCGTCGGCCAGGGCGTGGTGGCGGCAGGGCCGGGTGCGGCCGGTCCTCCGCAGTCAATCGTTTGCGGTCGGTTACGGTCAAGTACAGACATGTTACGTACTGTTACGTCGCGGTGGGCGGTTCAGCGGGCCGGAATGAGGAACTCGCACCACACGCATTTGCCGCTGCCACGGGATTCCACGCCCCAGACGTCGGCCAGCCGGTCGACCAGCATCAGGCCGCGTCCCGACACTCCCGACTCCCCCGCGTCGCGGCGCCGGGGCAGTGCGCTGGAGCGGTCCTCGACGTCGACGCGCAGCCGCCGCTCGGTTCCGGCGAGCACCCGGATCGTCACGACGGCGCCGCCGTCGGTGTGCATGAGGGCGTTGGTGATCAGTTCGTCGGCCGCGAGTTCGATCTCGTCGGCCCGGTCCTTCGCTCCCCAGGCCCGGACCGCGGCCCGGATCATGTGCCGGGACGAACTCAGCGCCTCGGGGTCGTTCTGGGCGACGTGCTGCTGGAGGCGACCGCCCGGCTGCGGGGCGTGCGCGGCCCGGCGGCGCAGCAGCAGGACCGCGACGTCGTCCTGGCCGCCGCGCTCGTCGACGGCGTCGCAGAGCTGGTCGGCCAGCTTCTGCAGGTCCTGGGGGCCGTTGGTGACGAGGGCGGTGAGGTGTTGCATGCCTTCGTCGAGGTCGAGGCCCGGCAGCTCGACGAGGCCGTCGGTGAACAGGACCATCGTCTGGCCGGGATCCAGTTCGACCGTGCCGACCGGGTACTCCAGTCGGCCGAACTCCGCCGAGAGGCCGAGCGGCAGCCCGCCCTCGGACGGCATCCTGCGGCAGCTCCCGTCCACGTCCCGCACCAGCGGGTCGACGTGTCCGGCGCGGACCAGTTGGACGACGCCGGTGGTGAGGTCGACCTCGGCGTAGGTGCAGGTGGCGAAGCGGTCGGTGTCCAGTTCGTGGAGGAAGACGGAGGCACGCGCCATGACCGTGGCGGGGCTGTGCCCCTCGGCGGCGTACGCGCGCAGGACGATCCTGAGCTGCCCCATGACGGCGGCCGCGTGGGTGTCGTGCCCCTGGACGTCCCCGATGACGGCGCCGACCCGGCCGCCGGGCAGCGGGATCAGGTCGTACCAGTCGCCGCCGATGTCCCGGCCGAGGCGGGCCGAGCGATAGCGGACGGCGACCTGCGCCCCGGGCACGGCCGGGATCCGGCGCGGCAGCATCGCCTGCTGGAGGCCCTCGGCGAGGTCGTGGTCCTGTTCGTAGAGCATCGCGCGCTGGAGGCTCTGGGCGATCGAGGTGCCGAGCGCCATCAGCAGGTTGCGTTCGTCGGCGGTGAAGCCCCCCTTGTCCCGGTAGAGGAGGCCGAGTGCGCCGATCGGGCGGGCCTGCGCGATCAGCGGCATGTAGGCGGCGGAGGTGATCCCGAGGTGGCTGATGTTCCTCCACAGGATCGGGTAGGAGGTGGCGAAGTCGTCGGCGGACTCGATGAAGCGGGGGGTCAGGGTGCGCACCACTTCGCTCATCGGGTACTGCTCGTCCACCCGGGTGTACCGGGTGCCGGGGACGTACGCGCCCTCGGGGCCGTCGGCCACGAGGTGGATGCGGCCGGACTCCAGCAGACCCATGACGAGGCTGGTGGCTCCGAGGTGGGCGAGCCCCTGGGAGTTCTTGAGGACGGCGATGACGTCCTTGACGGTACGGGCGTGGGCCAGCGCGGCGGTGGTGCCCTCGACCAGGCTGGTGCGCCGGCGGCGGTCCTCGTCCAGCTCGCGCCGGGCGGTGGAGTCGGCCAGTTCCTGGGTGGCGTCGCGGACGATCCCGATGATGCGGTGCGGGCGGCCGGTGCCGTCCCGGCGGACGAAGCCCTGGGTGTGGGTCCAGCGCAGCGTGCCGTCGCGGCGCTGGATGCGGAAATAGGCGCCGTACTCGGTGCGCCCGCTCTTCAGGGCGTGCGAGACCATCCCGTCCAGACGCTGGGCCTCGTCCGTCGGCACGCGCGGCGCCAGCGAGGCCGGCCGGCCGTCGTACTCGTCCGCGGTCAGGTCGAACACACCGAGGGCGGCCCGGTCCATGTGCATGAGGCCGGTGTCGAGATCCCAGTCGAAGCTGCCCATACGGTTCAGGGCGAGGCTGAGGTCCGGGTGGGCGGGCCAGTCGTCGGGGAGTGACAGGGCACCCGCTACCCGATCATCCATGTGGGCCACTCTGCCACCATTTATCCGATTCTTCTCGTCCGATTCGTCGACGGTTCCGTACGGGGCCGACGTTGGCGCCGTACGGGTTCCGCGGACAGGGCACTCAGCCCCTGACATCCGGTCCGGTCAGCCGGCGAACACGTCGTCGAGGCCCGCCTCCATGGGCTCGTCCGGCTCCACGGGCGCTTCCGGCTCAAAGGGGCCGTCGGGCACCGCCGGCTCGTCCGGCTCGGCGGGGAAGACCTGCGTCGGCTCCGGCGCGACGTCCGGGTCGCCCTCCTCCTCGTACTCCCACGGCTCCTCGGGCGGCGTGTCACCGAAGTCGTCGGACGGCTCCGGCGGTCCGGGATCCGTGGGCTCCGCCGGCTCGGAGGGGGGCGGCTCGGACGGGGCGGTGTCCGGGGGCGCGGACTCTGAGGGACGGCCCGGCGACGGGAAGAGCAGGTCGGCGTCCGGCTCGTAGGGTGGCGGGTCGTCCGGGGTGCGGTCGCGGCCGCCGCTGTCGCCCATGGCCCGCTCGATCCAGCTGTTGTCGGCGGCGTTCACGATGATCAGGCTCGTGGCCGCCTTGACGCCGGGCTCGACGGCCACGATGCGCGCGGGGTCGTAGCCGGGCCAGCGCTCCCCCCGGTGGGCGGCCTTTCCGTCGGCGACCACGGGCGGGGCCAGCGGGTTGCCGCAGGCGCAGCGGACGCGGGGCATCCCCCGGCTGTCGACCAGGACGGCGGTGCCCGCCTGGAGCACGGCCTGGAAGGCGGTGGCCGAGCCGGCGCTGTAGCCGTGATTGGTGACCTGGGCGTCGGCGCGCAGGACGACCGGCGTGAGGGACTTCAGGTAGCCCGGGATCTGCACGGCCTCGATGCCGGAGGCGTCGGCGAAGGCGCGCGCCTTGTCCTCGTCGTCGGCCAGGAGGGAGGCCTGCTGTTCGACGTCGCAGGCGGCGACCGACCGGGTGCCGCCGTAGAGCCCCGGTACGGCTCCGGAGACCGGATGGACCGTCCGGGTGGTGGAGGTCGGTTCGGCGTCCGGCGCACCGGCGGAGGGCGGGGAGGCCGTCGCCAGCGCCGTGGAAACGGTGAACGGGCCGGGGCCGGGGGAGGCGAGCGGCTGGAGGAGGACGTCCTTGGCCTCCGCGGTGCCCGTGGTGCCCTTCGCCGTACGGTCGTCGCCGCCTCCGCAGCCGGCGACGGCGAACAGCACTCCGGCGGACAGCGCGGCGAGCGCGGTACGCCGGTTACGTCTGGGTGAGCGCACAGAGCTCTCCTGCCTGTCCCTGGGGAACGGATGGGTGTCACCATCTGTGCCGCACCGAGGACGGTCCCGCAAGCGGACAGTCGGCCGCGCCCCATCTTGAACACGTTCAATAAACCCTCTACTCTCACTCACAGAACTTGAACACGTTCAAAGCGAGTCGTTCAGCAAGGGGAAGTCATGTCCGCACTGGTCAACGCCATCGTGATGCTGGGCATGCTCGTCGTCGTGCCGGCGGGGCTGCGGCTGACCGAACGGCGGGAGCTGGACCGGATCCGGCGGCTCTGGCCCCTGTTCGCCGTGCCGGGCACCGTCGCCCTCTGGCTGCCGCGCTCCACCGCGGCCACGGCGCTCGCCTGCTGCTACGCGCTCGGAGCCGTCCTGCTCGCCCTGCACGCCCCGCGGCGGGCGGTCCGCGGCCGGGACCTCGACCCGGCGGGGATCGCGCTGCTCACTGCGCTGGTCACCCCGGCCGTCGCCGCGGTCGCCCTGGTCGCCGAACGGTCGGGGCACGAGCTGTTCGGGTTCGACCTCGGCATCCTGGCCCTGACCGTGCCGCACTTCCACTTCGCCGGATTCGCCGCCGCCCTGATCGCCGGGCTGGTCTGCCGGGTCTCCGACGGCCCGGCGGGCCGCTTCGCCGCGCTGAGCGTGCCGCTGGGCACCCTGCTCGTCCTCGTCGGATACTTCATCGGCGACTGGGCCGAGCTCGCCGGGGCCTTGGTCCTCACCGCCGGCATGTGGACGGTCGGCCTGCTGACCTGGCGCCTGGGGCGCGCCGGCGGCCGGGACCGGACGACCAGGCTCCTCCTGCTCGCCTCCGCCGCCGTCCTGGTGGCGACGATGCTGCTCGCACTGAGCTGGGCGCTCGGCGAGGCGACCGGACTGCCCCACCCCACCCTGACCTGGATGGCCGCCACCCATGGCCTGGGCAACGCGCTGGGCTTCGCGCTCTGCTCGCTGCTGGCCTGGCGGCGCATCCGCACCGAGGAACCCGACCGCCCCGCAGGACCCGACCGCACCGGAGGCAGGACCGCATGAGCACCCTCACCTACCCGGAGGTCGGCGCGACCCGCCTCGGCCCGCTCCCCCGGGGTTACCACCACCTCCACCACCGCACCCGGATCGGCCGGGGCGCGGCGGACTTCGCCACCGCCGGAGCGGCGGTGACCGAATGG from Streptomyces sp. CA-278952 carries:
- a CDS encoding sigma-70 family RNA polymerase sigma factor; the protein is MKTTTTTDERTLAELQREHGPALFHFLLGLTFGDRQRAEDLVQETLVRAWQHPEAFDAPYASMRPWLFTVGRRLAIDARRSRQARPVEVSDTVLASTPDALDTADSAVRALDVREAVRTLSPEHRAVLVQIYFRGLSVGETAEALGIPAGTVKSRSYYALRVLARTLPGYSRRSSALSSASRAEASAIST
- a CDS encoding zf-HC2 domain-containing protein codes for the protein MSVDPGDDPHVRLLLGAYVLDALDAEETRRVARHLRGCDGCVGVYVEMAEASALLALLNAEDLRE
- a CDS encoding sensor histidine kinase — protein: MTGAAIAVLVVVPALLLLGTGYLVGRRTARPLRPSDVGTPVEHATFETLHTASLAAPPLRAGLTEESARRAARRLRSLLGTDALCLTDRDRVLVWDGAGHHHGKDVMEHLKLLLDNGRRTAFDSGCADLDCPLRWAVAVPLTVENRVLGALVAYAPRESAVLARAAGEVARWVCVQLELAELDRSRTQLIEAEIKALRAQISPHFIFNSLAAIASFVRTDPEQARELLLEFADFTRYSFRRHGEFTTLADELHSIDQYLALVRARFGERLAVTLQVAPEVLPVALPFLCLQPLVENAVKHGLEGAVTRSRITISALDAGSEAEVVIEDDGTGMDPERLRQILRGEGGASTGIGLLNVDERLRQVYGDDYGLVIETGVGAGMKITLRLPKYRAGVHGS
- a CDS encoding sodium/solute symporter, with the protein product MSTPDHMASWVAVALVVLATVLVGGFGLRISRTTSDFYVASRTVRPRLNAAAISGEYLSAASFLGVAGLVLVHGPDMLWYPVGYTAGYLVLLVFVAAPLRRSGAYTLPDFAEGRLESRQVRRLVSALVVGAGWLYLVPQLQGAGLTLKILTGAPGWLGDVLVATVVTAAVAAGGMRSITFVQVFQYWLKLTALLVPALFLVLAWQGDGRPRVSFDEQLAVFRADHPLYATYGLIVATFLGTMGLPHVVVRFYTSPNGRDARRTTVAVLALVGLFYLLPPIYGALGRLYTPELRYGGDADAAVLLLPARVIGGLGGDLLGALIAGGAFAAFLSTASGLTMAVAGVITQDVLPSRGVRHFRLATVLAIAVPLAGSLLVSRVPVADAVGMAFAVSASSFCPLLVLGIWWRRLTPPGAVAGLLLGGGSALVAVAITVSGAVRPPGWPHALLAWPAVWSVPVGFLAMILVSLATPGRIPPGTNAAMTRFHLPEALSSARSAAGRER
- a CDS encoding LytR/AlgR family response regulator transcription factor codes for the protein MLRVLAVDDEQPALEELLYLLRADPRVRSAEGATGATEALRRIGGAVDAGPDDPSAIDVVFLDIHMAGLTGLDVAQLLAGFAAPPLIVFVTAHEGFAVHAFDLKAVDYVLKPVRRERLAEAVRRVAEQVGDRSAPVHDSAGDQIPVELGGVIRFIPIDEIAYAEAQGDYARLHTATGSHLVRIPLTTLEERWRSRGFVRIHRRHLVALGRIDELRLDAGSMSVRIGEAELAVSRRHTRALRDLLMRPGSR
- a CDS encoding Fpg/Nei family DNA glycosylase, encoding MPELPEVEALRVFLDDHLVGKEIARVLPLAISVLKTYDPPLTALEGTAVTSVTRHGKFLDIEADGLHLCTHLARAGWLRWKDSFPAAPPRPGKGPLALRLITVDDDGFDLTEMGTRKRLSVHLVHDPVDVPGIARLGPDPLADAFDRDAFAALLAGERRQIKGALRDQSLIAGIGNAYSDEILHVAKMSPFKRTADLDEDDITRLYTALRTTLKDAVTRSSGVEAGKLKSEKKTGMRVHGRTGEACPVCGDTILEVSFSDSSLQYCPTCQTGGKPLADRRLSKFLK
- a CDS encoding SpoIIE family protein phosphatase, with protein sequence MDDRVAGALSLPDDWPAHPDLSLALNRMGSFDWDLDTGLMHMDRAALGVFDLTADEYDGRPASLAPRVPTDEAQRLDGMVSHALKSGRTEYGAYFRIQRRDGTLRWTHTQGFVRRDGTGRPHRIIGIVRDATQELADSTARRELDEDRRRRTSLVEGTTAALAHARTVKDVIAVLKNSQGLAHLGATSLVMGLLESGRIHLVADGPEGAYVPGTRYTRVDEQYPMSEVVRTLTPRFIESADDFATSYPILWRNISHLGITSAAYMPLIAQARPIGALGLLYRDKGGFTADERNLLMALGTSIAQSLQRAMLYEQDHDLAEGLQQAMLPRRIPAVPGAQVAVRYRSARLGRDIGGDWYDLIPLPGGRVGAVIGDVQGHDTHAAAVMGQLRIVLRAYAAEGHSPATVMARASVFLHELDTDRFATCTYAEVDLTTGVVQLVRAGHVDPLVRDVDGSCRRMPSEGGLPLGLSAEFGRLEYPVGTVELDPGQTMVLFTDGLVELPGLDLDEGMQHLTALVTNGPQDLQKLADQLCDAVDERGGQDDVAVLLLRRRAAHAPQPGGRLQQHVAQNDPEALSSSRHMIRAAVRAWGAKDRADEIELAADELITNALMHTDGGAVVTIRVLAGTERRLRVDVEDRSSALPRRRDAGESGVSGRGLMLVDRLADVWGVESRGSGKCVWCEFLIPAR
- a CDS encoding DUF6777 domain-containing protein → MRSPRRNRRTALAALSAGVLFAVAGCGGGDDRTAKGTTGTAEAKDVLLQPLASPGPGPFTVSTALATASPPSAGAPDAEPTSTTRTVHPVSGAVPGLYGGTRSVAACDVEQQASLLADDEDKARAFADASGIEAVQIPGYLKSLTPVVLRADAQVTNHGYSAGSATAFQAVLQAGTAVLVDSRGMPRVRCACGNPLAPPVVADGKAAHRGERWPGYDPARIVAVEPGVKAATSLIIVNAADNSWIERAMGDSGGRDRTPDDPPPYEPDADLLFPSPGRPSESAPPDTAPSEPPPSEPAEPTDPGPPEPSDDFGDTPPEEPWEYEEEGDPDVAPEPTQVFPAEPDEPAVPDGPFEPEAPVEPDEPMEAGLDDVFAG
- a CDS encoding YndJ family protein; this encodes MSALVNAIVMLGMLVVVPAGLRLTERRELDRIRRLWPLFAVPGTVALWLPRSTAATALACCYALGAVLLALHAPRRAVRGRDLDPAGIALLTALVTPAVAAVALVAERSGHELFGFDLGILALTVPHFHFAGFAAALIAGLVCRVSDGPAGRFAALSVPLGTLLVLVGYFIGDWAELAGALVLTAGMWTVGLLTWRLGRAGGRDRTTRLLLLASAAVLVATMLLALSWALGEATGLPHPTLTWMAATHGLGNALGFALCSLLAWRRIRTEEPDRPAGPDRTGGRTA